AGCCTAAGAAGAAGGTCTGCGCGTTCTGCAAGGACAAGACCGCGTACGTGGACTACAAGGACACGAACATGCTGCGGAAGTTCATTTCCGACCGCGGCAAGATCCGTGCCCGTCGCGTGACCGGCAACTGCACGCAGCACCAGCGTGACGTCGCCACGGCCGTCAAGAACAGCCGTGAGATGGCGCTGCTGCCCTACACGTCCACCGCGCGATAAGGAAGGGTGACCTACTAATGAAGATCATCCTTACCCACGAGGTCACCGGCCTCGGTGCGGCCGGCGACGTCGTCGACGTCAAGGACGGCTACGCTCGCAACTACCTGGTCCCGCGCGGTTTCGCGATCCGCTGGACCAAGGGTGGCGAGAAGGACGTGGCGCAGATCCGCCGCGCCCGCAAGATCCACGAGATCGCCACGATCGAGCAGGCCAACCAGATCAAGGCCCAGCTCGAGTCCGTCAAGGTGCGCCTGGCCGTTCGCTCCGGCGACGCCGGCCGTCTCTTCGGTTCCGTCACCCCGGCTGACATCGCCTCGGCGATCAAGTCCGCCGGTGGCCCGGACGTGGACAAGCGCCGTGTCGAGCTCGGTGCGCCGATCAAGACCCTGGGCTCGCACCAGGTGTCCGTGCGTCTGCACCCCGAGGTCGCCGCGAACCTCGGTGTCGAGGTCGTCGCTGCCTGAGCACTGCCTTCGCAGAGCTGAGCGCTGAAGGGCCGCACCCACTCGGGTGCGGCCCTTCGTCATGTTTCACGTGAAACGCGCCTCCGTCACGTTTTACGTGAAACGCATCCTGGCTCGCGCGAAGCGGCGCATGTGGTTGTGGGGTCCTTTGGGTGCTCTACGCCGAGACGGTTGGTTCCACGCGAAACCCCGCGGAGGCACGGTCAGCGGGTGGCCCCGGTGACCAGCCAGCGGCCGGAGCGCATCCGCAGCCAGAGCGTCACCATGCGCGTGGTCATCATCAGGGTCATCGCCCACCACAGGGCCGTGAGCCCGCCCCCGAGTGCGGGCACGAGCAGGGCGACCGGGGCGAACACCGCCAGCGTGACCACCATCGCGCCCGCCAGATAGGGGCCGTCGCCCGCGCCCATCAGGACGCCGTCCAGGACGAACACCACTCCGGCGATCGGCTGGGAGAGCGCCACGACCAGAAGCGCGGCGAGGAGGGTGTCCCGCACGGCGTGGTCGTCCGTGAAGAGCGGGATGAAGAGGGGCCGTGCGGCGACGACCAGGACGCCCAGGACGACACCGGAGGCGATGCCCCACTGCACCATGCGGCGGCAGACCGCACGGGCACCGTCCGTGTCGCCCGCGCCCAGATAGCGGCCGATGATGGCCTGGCCCGCGATGGCGATGGCGTCGAGTGCGAAGGCCATCAGGCTCCACAGCGACAGGATGATCTGGTGGGCGGCCACCGGCACGTCACCCAGCCGGGCGGCGATGGCGGTCGCGATCATCAGCACGGCGCGCAGGGAGAGCGTGCGGATGAGGAGGGGGACACCGGCCTGGGCGCTGGCCCGGATACCGGCCGCGTCGGGGCGGAGCGAGGCCCCGTGGCGGCGGGCGCCGCGGACGACCACGACGAGGTACGCGAGCGCCATGCCGCACTGGGCGATGACGGTGCCCCAGGCGGATCCGGCGATCCCGAGGCCGGCGCCGTAGACCAGTGCCACGCTGAGGGCGGCGTTCGCGCTGAACCCGGCCACCGCGACGTACAGGGGCGTCCTGGTGTCTTGGAGGCCGCGGAGGACTCCGGTGGCGGCGAGCACGATGAGCATGGCCGGTATGCCGAGGCTGGAGATCCTCAGGTACGTGGCGGCGTGCGGCGCGGCGGTGCCGGACGCCCCGAACGCCTCGACCACCCAGGGGGCGGTCGGCAGGGTGACCGCGACGACGGCCAGGCCGAGGAGGAGGGCGAGCCAGATGCCGTCCATGCCCTGGCGGATGGCGGCGGGGAGATCTCCCGCGCCGACGCGCCGCGCGACGGCCGCGGTCGTGGCGTAGGCGAGGAAGACGAAGACGCTGACCGCTGTGGACAGCAGGGCCGCGGCGACTCCCAGGCCGGCCAGCTGGGGGGTGCCGAGATGGCCGACGACCGCGCTGTCCACGAGCACGAAGAGGGGCTCGGCGACGAGAGCGCCGAACGCCGGGACGGCGAGGGTGAGGATCTCGCGGTCATGGGAGCGGCGAGTGTTCGCGGGTGCCGGGTCAGCCTGGGTCATGGGCTCAATCTAATCGTCCACAGGTAAGAGACGCAATCGCGGATCAGTCCTTACTCGATGATGCTCCGGCGGACGGGGCCTGCGCTGTTTGTGCGGATCTTGGGTCTGTGTGGAAACTTTTTCTCCCCCACAGCCCGTGGACGGAAAAGGTGCAGGTCAGGGGGGCTCTGTGGGCGGTGCTATGAGTTTGTCCACACGGCTGTCCCCCGGTCCGTGCACAGGTTCCGGCAGGTTCTCCACAGCATCGGGGCGTTCACCCACAGGCCCTGTGGATAACCAGATTGGCTGATGCTGCCCGCGGGCCTACCGTGGTCCGGCGCCCGACGTGCCGCGAGGTGAAGTTGGTGCCTCTTGATTGTCAGAGCCGTGGCGTAGAAATGTGACACGGCAAGGTCCGCGGTGCGGACGGGAGGAGGTGGGCCGGTGACCATTCCGGAGCCCTTGGACGACCCCTGGACCGACAGTGGCCCGAGCGACCGCTTGCCCGTCTCACGCCAGCGCGGTGCCGAAGCCCCTGTGGGCAGCCGGGGCGGCCGCGGCCGGGGACGCGAGGACCAGCACGAGCGGGGCAGCGAGAGCGGCCCCTGGGACAGCGGCGCCGGCGGCTTCGAGCGCGTACCCCCGCAGGACCTCGACGCCGAGCAGTCCGTGCTCGGCGGCATGCTGCTGTCCAAGGACGCCATCGCGGACGTCGTGGAGATCCTCAAGGGCCACGACTTCTACCGTCCGGCCCACGAGACGATCTACACGGCCATCCTGGACCTCTACGCCAAGGGCGAGCCGGCCGACCCCATCACCGTGGGCGCCGAACTCACCAAGCGCGGCGAGATCACCCGGGTGGGCGGCGCGTCGTACCTCCACACCCTGGTGCAGTCCGTACCGACGGCGGCCAACGCCTCGTACTACGCGGAGATCGTCCACGAGCGCGCCGTGCTGCGCCGTCTCGTGGAGGCCGGCACCAAGATCACGCAGATGGGGTACGCGGCCGACGGCGACGTGGACGAGATCGTCAACCAGGCCCAGGCCGAGATCTACGCCGTCACGGAGCAGCGCACCAGCGAGGACTACCTCCCGCTGAGCGACATCATGGAGGGCGCCCTCGACGAGATCGAGGCGATCGGCTCCCGCAGCGGCGAGATGACCGGTGTCCCCACCGGCTTCACCGACTTCGACTCCCTCACCAACGGCCTCCACCCCGGCCAGATGATCGTCATCGCGGCCCGTCCCGCCATGGGCAAGTCCACCCTGGCGCTGGACTTCGCCCGCGCCTGCTCGATCAAGCACAACCTGCCGAGCGTCATCTTCTCCCTGGAAATGGGCCGCAACGAGATCGCGATGCGTCTGCTGTCCGCCGAGGCGCGGGTGGCGCTGCACCACATGCGGTCCGGGACGATGACCGACGAGGACTGGACGCGGTTGGCCCGGCGCATGCCGGACGTCTCCCAGGCCCCGCTGTACATCGACGACTCGCCGAACCTGTCGATGATGGAGATCCGCGCCAAGTGCCGCCGCCTGAAGCAGCGGAACAACCTCAAGCTCGTCGTCATCGACTACCTCCAGCTGATGCAGTCCGGCGGCTCCCGCCGCGCCGAGAGCCGCCAGCAGGAGGTCTCGGACATGTCCCGTAACCTCAAGCTCCTCGCGAAGGAGCTGGAGATCCCGGTCATCGCCCTGTCGCAGCTGAACCGAGGCCCCGAGCAGCGCACGGACAAGAAGCCCATGGTGTCCGACCTGCGAGAGTCCGGCTCGATCGAGCAGGACGCGGACATGGTGATCCTGCTGCACCGCGAGGACGCGTACGAGAAGGAGTCCCCGCGCGCCGGCGAGGCGGACCTCATCGTGGCCAAGCACCGAAACGGCCCCACGGCCACCATCACGGTCGCCTTCCAGGGCCACTACTCCCGCTTCGTCGACATGGCCCAGACCTGATCGGTGAAAAGCTGTTCGCCGCAGACCTGATCGGGAGGCGGATGGTGTCGTGATCTCGCAGGCCGTGTCGTACCGATGTCGTATACGACATCACCGGACCACCCGCTGACGAAACGCCCAGTCGCGGTCGCCGGGCGTCGGCTCGGTTCGCCAACGAGCCCGTACGACGCCGTCGTTGTCGGGCATGACAGCAGTGCACAGAGCCACACGCTCACCCGCGTATACCGACAGGAGCGCGGCGGCATGAGCCCGGGACAGCCGGGCGGTCAGTTCGGGGAACTCCGCCTCGTCGGCGATGGCGCTGCGAATGTCGCCGTCGTCGTCTTGCCACACGCCTTCGATGAGGCCCTCAGCGGGCAGGGCTCTCAGGACGGCCTCGATGTCGGTGGACAGGGACGGCCAGACGGCGAGACGGGCACGGGGAGCCAGTCCCACGCGAACGGCATCGAGGGTGTGGCTCGTGAGACGGTGCCATCGTGAGGCACCTTCGAGATACGTCTCCTCCAGCATTCCTGCACGGCCGGTGGCGACTGCCCTGTGCAGGTCGGCCCAGAAGCCGTCATCGCCGGGCCGCTGGATGACCTCATCCTCCTCCTCGGCCTCGAAGGCGTACGGGGAGGCGTCCAGGCGTTCTGGGAACAGTCCGAGCTCCCGGCTGCGGGCCAACGCTTCCTCGCAGGGGCGGCTGCTGCTGATGTAGAGGTACTGGTCCCATCCCACATGGACCGCGAACGCGCCTTCCGCTTCCAGTCGGCACCAGGCGCCGTAGTCGCGCAACATGGCCCGCACCAACTCCAGCCCGGTTTCCAGCGGCACTTCGGTCCCGTCGTGAAAACCGGTGGGGCCGGCAGGAAGGAGCCCATCCAACCCGAAGCCGTGCACAGCAGGCTCCAGACCGGAGTGCGCGAAGGACGGGATCTGTGGTTCCCGTACGGCCAGGTGATCGACTCCGGTGCCCTCGGCGAAGGCAGCGACCGCCTGAAGATACGACGCCTCGACCCTGCCGTGATCGCTGACCGTGTCCTCGCTGCCGGTGTAGTGCCCGTGTTGATCCTGGTCGGCGGGTCGTACTTGGCGACGCGGTAGACGTAGGGAAGCCGCACGGGGTCATCATCCAGCATGCTCGTGTCGCCCCACGAGGAGATACCGCGGGAGGTGCGACAGAGAGGTGGCAGCTTCCTGACGCGGATCAGGATGTGCCGGTCAGGGACCCTCCGATGAGGAACGCGCGTGCCTGCGCGCGATCGGCCTGCGACTGGCTCCCGACGCCGAGGTCTCCCCGTCGGTGTCGGTCGAGGACCTGCCGCAACGCGTTCAAGGGCCCTACGGCCGCGACCGGTGCCATGTGTGTACGTCGAGATCTGCGGCCAGGCCCCTACTGGACGCAGGGCCCGTTTCGGTGGACCAGGACAATGTCCTGGCCGGGCGGCGCAATCGGCGCATGGGTGGATCCTCTGTGGACCTGGGCTTCGTCACCGCGCCGTCCGGCACGCTTGTGCTGGGGATGGCGGGTCAGATGGACCAGTGGCGGGTGCTGGGGCGGCCATTGTCCGAGCGTGCCAGGGAGGCTGCGGCGCTCGGCGGAGGACATCTGCGTGACTGGTTGTGCGAAGCAGTCGCGGTACCCGCGGCGAAGGACCAGCGCCTGTCTGTACGTGCCCGCACGTCCCCTTCACCGTTCGACGGGAAGCCGACGATCGCGACCCTGGAGGTCCAGCTCGGTCTTCCCTGGGTGGGGACCAGGCAGCCCGAGACGCCGATCCAGCTCGGCGATCTGCCCGTCGACCGGACCGGCATGGTTGTCGGTGACGCCTCGGGGCTCGACGCGTGGACGGGGCTGAGCAGCGAGTTGGCTGAGACCGTGCCCGCCGACTTCTCCCGTTCGAGCCGAGCCGGGCGGGACCATCTGCTGCTCCGCTTCGGAGCGATCCAGGTCGGCGGCTGCCCTGTGCTGGGGATGCACTGGTGCCAGGGGGACCACTCGATGAGGCACCGAGGGGAGCGGGCCGCCGGCCGTGTCTATCCGGTGACGATCGAAGCGGATGCGGTGGATAGGACGGTGCCGCGCTGGACCATTCCGCGCTACAGCGCCGATCACGGAGGGCGAGGGCGGTGAGCGGCGGGAAATCCGTTGCCGAGGGCGTGGGGGGTCGCTCAGGATGCGGGGATGTTGACGCTTTGCGGGCGCCCGGCTTCGGTGGGGTGGGCGGTTGGGGTTGAGGGCGGGTGATCGGGGCGCTGGTCGCCGGGGCGGTTGCCGGGTTGGGGATCGCCGTGCCGGTGGGGGCTGTGGGGGCGTACCTCGTGGCGGTGACGGCTCGGACGTCCTGGCGGGTCGGTGCCTGTGCGGCGCTCGGCGTGGCGACCGCTGACGGGCTGTACGCGCTGGTCGCCATGGCCGGGGGCTCGGTCCTCGTACCGCTGCTGGAGCCCGTCATGGTGCCGCTGCGCTGGGTTTCGGCTCTGGTGCTCGTCGCGCTGGCGGTGAAGGGGGCCGTGACCGCGGTCGGGCGGTACCGGGCGCGGCAGGGGGCCGTGGCTGACGGGGACCGTCGGGCGCTCGGGCCTGGGCGGGCGTATCTGGTGTTCCTGGGGATCACGTTGCTGAACCCCATGACCGTGGTGTACTTCGCCGCCCTGGTGATCGGTGGCGGTTCCGCCGGGCAGTTCGGTGCGCTGGAGCGGGCGCTGTTCGTCGCCGCCGCGTTCGTCGCGTCCGCCGGTTGGCAGCTGTTTCTCGCCGGGGGCGGGGCGCTGCTCGGGCGGGGGTTGACCAGCGCCTGGGGGAGGCTGGTCACCGCGCTGGTGTCCAGCGCCCTCATCACCGGCCTCGCGGTTCACCTGCTCGTGACCGCCTGACCGCCCGACCCGTGCGTCAGGTGCAGGCCGCGATGGTCGCCGCGGTCACCGCCGCCATCGTCGCCTGCATGTCGCGGATCGCTCTGCGCACGCTGTCGGCCGTCCACTCCCCCTCCGCGATCGCCGCCATGCGCGGCTCGACCTCCCTGCGGGGAACGTCGGGGAAGGCGATGCCGTGCAGCCGGGCGCCGTGCAGGAGCGCGATCAGCCCCGACGTGCGGTCGTCGGGGCGGGCGCCCTGCACGACGACCCGGGCCAGCCGCTCGCGGAGCTCGCGTTCCACGCTGCCGTCGGCCTCCGGGTAGCGCCGGACCGGGAAGAGCCCCAGCGCGCGGTGCTTCTCCTCGACGATCAGTCCGCGTTCGCAGAGGCGGCGCACCGTCGCCCGTACGGCGGTCGGCTGGTCCTTCACCAGCCAGTCGGTGACCTTCGCCGAGCGGCGGCGCTGGACCCACTCGCCGAGGCGGTGCAGCCGGTCGTCGAGCAGCCCGTCGCCCGTCGGCGAGGCATCGGTGACACTCACCCTGCCGGACATGACCCGGACCCGGTCCCGTACGACCAGCTCCAGCAGGGTGCCGCCCGCCACGGCCCAGCCCGCAGAGGCGCGGTCCTTCGCGACGCCGGACTCGTCGTCCAGCGACAGCAGCATGACTTCCTCGCCCAGCGTCACGGACACGTGCGGCTCCCCTCGGTCAACCGGTCACTGACGATGACGTCGGGCGACGTCCAAGGGTTCCCTGCCGTGCGGTACACCTGGGCCCATGACCTCATCTTCCGTGTCACTCCTGCCCACCACGGAGCGCGCGCTGCTCCACCGGATCGCCGTCGGCCAGGCGGAGGGCCGCGCACCCTCGCTCGTCGGGGCGGTCGCCCGGAGCGGCCGGCTCGTGTGGGCGGGCGCGCGAGGCGACGTCCCCGTCGCCGCCGACACGCAGTACCGGATCGGTTCGATCACCAAGACCTTCACCGCCGTCCTGGTGATGCGGCTGCGGGACGAGGGCCTGCTGGACCTGGACGAGCCTTTGGAGAAGCGTCTGCCGGACACTGGTGTGGGAGCCGCGACGATCGCCCAACTCCTTTGTCACACCGGCGGCCTGGCGGCCGAGTCGCCCGGTCCGTGGTGGGAGCGGACCCCCGGTGTGCTGCGTCCCGGCTTGGCCGATGTGCTCGGGGAGAAGCCGCTCGCGCATGTGCCGGGGCGCCGGTTCCACTACTCCAACA
This genomic window from Streptomyces thermolilacinus SPC6 contains:
- the rpsR gene encoding 30S ribosomal protein S18: MAKPPVRKPKKKVCAFCKDKTAYVDYKDTNMLRKFISDRGKIRARRVTGNCTQHQRDVATAVKNSREMALLPYTSTAR
- the rplI gene encoding 50S ribosomal protein L9: MKIILTHEVTGLGAAGDVVDVKDGYARNYLVPRGFAIRWTKGGEKDVAQIRRARKIHEIATIEQANQIKAQLESVKVRLAVRSGDAGRLFGSVTPADIASAIKSAGGPDVDKRRVELGAPIKTLGSHQVSVRLHPEVAANLGVEVVAA
- a CDS encoding MATE family efflux transporter; the protein is MTQADPAPANTRRSHDREILTLAVPAFGALVAEPLFVLVDSAVVGHLGTPQLAGLGVAAALLSTAVSVFVFLAYATTAAVARRVGAGDLPAAIRQGMDGIWLALLLGLAVVAVTLPTAPWVVEAFGASGTAAPHAATYLRISSLGIPAMLIVLAATGVLRGLQDTRTPLYVAVAGFSANAALSVALVYGAGLGIAGSAWGTVIAQCGMALAYLVVVVRGARRHGASLRPDAAGIRASAQAGVPLLIRTLSLRAVLMIATAIAARLGDVPVAAHQIILSLWSLMAFALDAIAIAGQAIIGRYLGAGDTDGARAVCRRMVQWGIASGVVLGVLVVAARPLFIPLFTDDHAVRDTLLAALLVVALSQPIAGVVFVLDGVLMGAGDGPYLAGAMVVTLAVFAPVALLVPALGGGLTALWWAMTLMMTTRMVTLWLRMRSGRWLVTGATR
- the dnaB gene encoding replicative DNA helicase, giving the protein MTIPEPLDDPWTDSGPSDRLPVSRQRGAEAPVGSRGGRGRGREDQHERGSESGPWDSGAGGFERVPPQDLDAEQSVLGGMLLSKDAIADVVEILKGHDFYRPAHETIYTAILDLYAKGEPADPITVGAELTKRGEITRVGGASYLHTLVQSVPTAANASYYAEIVHERAVLRRLVEAGTKITQMGYAADGDVDEIVNQAQAEIYAVTEQRTSEDYLPLSDIMEGALDEIEAIGSRSGEMTGVPTGFTDFDSLTNGLHPGQMIVIAARPAMGKSTLALDFARACSIKHNLPSVIFSLEMGRNEIAMRLLSAEARVALHHMRSGTMTDEDWTRLARRMPDVSQAPLYIDDSPNLSMMEIRAKCRRLKQRNNLKLVVIDYLQLMQSGGSRRAESRQQEVSDMSRNLKLLAKELEIPVIALSQLNRGPEQRTDKKPMVSDLRESGSIEQDADMVILLHREDAYEKESPRAGEADLIVAKHRNGPTATITVAFQGHYSRFVDMAQT
- a CDS encoding RNA-binding protein, translating into MHGFGLDGLLPAGPTGFHDGTEVPLETGLELVRAMLRDYGAWCRLEAEGAFAVHVGWDQYLYISSSRPCEEALARSRELGLFPERLDASPYAFEAEEEDEVIQRPGDDGFWADLHRAVATGRAGMLEETYLEGASRWHRLTSHTLDAVRVGLAPRARLAVWPSLSTDIEAVLRALPAEGLIEGVWQDDDGDIRSAIADEAEFPELTARLSRAHAAALLSVYAGERVALCTAVMPDNDGVVRARWRTEPTPGDRDWAFRQRVVR
- a CDS encoding LysE family transporter, translated to MIGALVAGAVAGLGIAVPVGAVGAYLVAVTARTSWRVGACAALGVATADGLYALVAMAGGSVLVPLLEPVMVPLRWVSALVLVALAVKGAVTAVGRYRARQGAVADGDRRALGPGRAYLVFLGITLLNPMTVVYFAALVIGGGSAGQFGALERALFVAAAFVASAGWQLFLAGGGALLGRGLTSAWGRLVTALVSSALITGLAVHLLVTA
- a CDS encoding GOLPH3/VPS74 family protein gives rise to the protein MSVTLGEEVMLLSLDDESGVAKDRASAGWAVAGGTLLELVVRDRVRVMSGRVSVTDASPTGDGLLDDRLHRLGEWVQRRRSAKVTDWLVKDQPTAVRATVRRLCERGLIVEEKHRALGLFPVRRYPEADGSVERELRERLARVVVQGARPDDRTSGLIALLHGARLHGIAFPDVPRREVEPRMAAIAEGEWTADSVRRAIRDMQATMAAVTAATIAACT